In Flavobacterium lacustre, a genomic segment contains:
- a CDS encoding DNA topoisomerase 3: MKVCIAEKPSVAREIASVLGANTKHDGYYEGNGYAVTYTFGHLCTLKEPNDYKPHWKSWDLNNLPMLPDKFETKVVENSGIQKQFKIIKSLFDKATLVINCGDAGQEGELIQRWVMNEAQYKGEVQRLWISSLTTEAIKEGFQNLKPSANYDNLYYAGFSRAIGDWLLGMNATRLYTVKHGGYKQVLSIGRVQTPTLAMVVDRFKEIENFKPQPYWELQTLYRETLFSYEEGRFLNKEDGELLANKVKESEFEIIAVEKKNGNEFAPKLFDLTGLQVYCNTKFGFSADETLKIAQTLYEQKVVTYPRVDTTFLPNDIYPKVPGILKNLTNYAALTQPLLEKKIKKSPKVFNDKKVTDHHAIIPTGIQTNLQYNQQQVYDIITKRFIAVFYDDCLVANTTVIGKAADVLFKTTGKEILKKGFRVVFEDPNAKEKEADILPSFVIGEKGPHQPSFLEKETKPPNQFTEATLLRAMETAGKQVDDEDLRELMKENGIGRPSTRANIIETLFRRQYIVRNKKQVLPTPTGIQLIDTIQNDLVKSAELTGSWEKQLKDIEKGTFTAGSFINNMKRMVEALVYEVRSETRRANISHAGNVQKEVAKVEQKKAAGILAEACPKCKKATLIKGKSAFGCADYKAGCTFLLPYTFADKKISENQYLRLLQKGSTVNLKDFKTDAGVVEGLLRFDENFKLVLEPKKTEPKTIPDTLTCPKCQKGTVLKGNTAYGCSQYKSGCDFKVTFDTVRTKLKDQKPSKELVYAILNESK, translated from the coding sequence ATGAAGGTCTGTATTGCCGAAAAACCAAGTGTAGCCCGCGAAATCGCATCCGTTTTAGGAGCCAATACCAAGCACGATGGGTATTACGAAGGCAACGGCTATGCCGTAACTTACACCTTTGGCCATTTATGCACCCTCAAAGAGCCCAACGATTACAAACCCCACTGGAAAAGCTGGGATTTGAACAACCTGCCCATGCTTCCCGACAAATTCGAAACCAAAGTGGTCGAAAATTCAGGAATCCAAAAGCAATTCAAAATCATAAAAAGCCTGTTCGACAAAGCCACCTTGGTCATCAACTGCGGGGATGCCGGGCAGGAGGGAGAACTCATTCAGCGCTGGGTCATGAACGAAGCCCAGTACAAAGGCGAGGTGCAACGCCTGTGGATTTCATCCCTGACCACCGAAGCCATCAAAGAAGGGTTTCAGAACTTAAAACCATCTGCCAACTATGATAATTTATACTACGCCGGATTTTCCAGAGCCATTGGTGACTGGTTATTGGGGATGAATGCCACCCGTTTGTACACCGTAAAACACGGCGGATACAAGCAAGTGTTGTCTATCGGAAGGGTGCAAACCCCAACCTTAGCCATGGTCGTGGACCGATTCAAAGAAATCGAGAATTTCAAACCGCAACCCTATTGGGAATTGCAAACCTTGTACAGAGAAACGCTGTTCAGTTATGAAGAAGGACGCTTTCTAAACAAAGAAGATGGTGAACTCTTGGCCAATAAAGTCAAAGAAAGTGAGTTCGAAATTATAGCTGTCGAAAAAAAGAACGGCAATGAGTTTGCACCAAAACTCTTTGATTTAACAGGCCTGCAAGTCTATTGCAATACTAAGTTTGGCTTTTCAGCCGATGAAACACTTAAGATTGCACAGACACTGTACGAACAAAAAGTAGTCACCTATCCCAGAGTCGATACCACGTTTTTACCCAATGATATCTATCCAAAAGTGCCAGGCATTCTGAAGAACTTGACGAATTATGCCGCCTTAACGCAACCTCTTTTAGAAAAGAAGATTAAAAAATCGCCCAAGGTTTTCAACGATAAAAAAGTAACAGATCACCACGCCATAATTCCTACGGGGATTCAAACCAACTTGCAATACAACCAACAGCAAGTCTATGACATCATTACCAAGCGATTTATTGCTGTGTTTTATGACGATTGTTTGGTGGCCAATACTACCGTAATCGGTAAAGCCGCAGATGTTCTCTTCAAAACCACGGGAAAAGAAATTCTGAAAAAGGGATTTCGCGTAGTTTTTGAAGACCCAAACGCCAAAGAAAAAGAAGCCGACATCTTACCGAGTTTTGTCATTGGTGAAAAAGGACCACACCAACCTTCATTCTTAGAAAAGGAAACCAAACCCCCGAATCAGTTTACCGAAGCTACCTTATTGCGCGCCATGGAAACCGCAGGCAAACAAGTAGATGATGAAGACTTGCGCGAATTGATGAAAGAAAACGGTATTGGGCGTCCTTCCACACGAGCCAATATTATTGAAACCCTTTTCAGACGCCAATACATCGTTCGGAACAAGAAACAGGTATTGCCAACCCCCACAGGGATTCAACTGATTGACACCATTCAAAATGATTTGGTGAAGTCGGCTGAACTCACTGGTTCTTGGGAAAAACAGTTGAAAGACATCGAAAAAGGAACCTTTACTGCGGGTTCGTTTATCAATAATATGAAACGCATGGTCGAAGCTTTGGTCTACGAAGTCCGAAGCGAAACCAGACGCGCCAATATCTCCCATGCGGGAAATGTGCAAAAAGAAGTCGCTAAAGTAGAGCAAAAGAAAGCCGCAGGAATTTTGGCGGAAGCCTGCCCAAAATGTAAAAAAGCAACACTCATCAAAGGGAAATCTGCCTTTGGTTGCGCGGATTACAAAGCGGGTTGCACGTTTCTGTTGCCTTATACTTTCGCCGATAAAAAAATATCCGAAAACCAATACTTGCGATTACTTCAAAAAGGATCAACCGTAAACCTGAAAGATTTCAAAACCGATGCTGGCGTTGTAGAAGGTTTATTGCGCTTTGACGAAAACTTCAAACTCGTATTGGAACCCAAGAAAACAGAACCAAAAACCATCCCCGACACATTAACCTGCCCAAAATGCCAGAAAGGAACCGTGCTCAAAGGAAACACCGCGTATGGTTGCAGCCAGTATAAATCGGGTTGCGATTTCAAAGTCACTTTCGATACGGTCCGAACAAAACTAAAAGACCAAAAACCATCCAAAGAACTGGTTTATGCCATCTTAAACGAAAGTAAGTAA
- a CDS encoding DUF6265 family protein, with amino-acid sequence MRKTFTILVLLLVVAACKNSDSNKNDKIKASQWLLGKWQSKSPDGYLQETWKKVNDSTFQATSYYIKEEDTLHFETITLQQKGEELTYSAAVKGQNDDKPVAFKLTTATEKQLVFENPKHDYPQKISYTQTTPNSLVAKISGIQQAKPTSEQFSMKKIK; translated from the coding sequence ATGAGAAAGACATTCACAATTTTGGTCCTGCTTTTAGTAGTTGCTGCCTGCAAAAATTCAGATTCAAACAAAAACGATAAAATCAAAGCATCGCAATGGCTTCTGGGTAAATGGCAAAGCAAATCCCCCGACGGATATTTACAAGAAACTTGGAAAAAGGTAAACGACAGCACGTTTCAAGCAACTTCATATTATATAAAAGAAGAAGACACCTTGCATTTTGAAACCATAACCTTGCAACAAAAAGGGGAGGAGTTAACGTATAGTGCAGCCGTAAAAGGTCAAAACGATGATAAACCGGTTGCTTTCAAATTAACAACCGCCACCGAGAAACAATTAGTGTTCGAAAACCCAAAACACGATTATCCTCAAAAAATAAGTTACACCCAAACAACTCCGAACAGTTTGGTCGCTAAAATTTCAGGAATCCAACAAGCAAAACCCACCTCCGAACAGTTTTCGATGAAAAAAATCAAATAA